The following DNA comes from Streptomyces sp. Ag109_O5-10.
TGCGGCGGAGCGGGCGGAACTGGCCGCGCTGCTGCGGGCGGCCGGGACCGACACGTGCCCGTTCGAGCCGGCGCCGCCGGTCCCGGGCGCCCGCTGGGTGGTGCCCCGGCTGGTCGGTGAGGTCAGCTACAGCACCCGGACCCGGGCCGGGCTGCTGCGCCAGCCGTCCTGGCTCCGGCTGCGCCCGGACCTCGCGCCGGAGGAGTCGGCGGCGGACCTGCCCGAGGACCCGCCGTAGGACCTGCCGTAGGACTCGCCGTTGGAGAGGCACTGGCCGCCCGGCGTCTGCGGACCGGACCGGACTGGACTGGACCGGACTGGACTGGACTGGACTGGACCGGACAGCCGACAGGATGTCGGAATCGGTGGCCGGCGGAAAGGTCTATCGTGTCCCCATGTCGGTACCCGAGTTGATCCGTATCGTCTCCCGCGACTCGCCGATGGCGCTCGCTCAGGTGGCCCGAGTCCGGGCCGAGTTGGCCGCGCTGTATCCGCAGGTGCGCACCGAGGTGGTGCCGGTGAAGACGACCGGCGACAAGTGGCTGGGCGCCCTGTCCCTGGTCGAGGGCAAGGGAGCGTTCACCAAGGAGGTGGACGCCGCGCTGCTGGCCGGTGCGGCCGACCTCGCCGTGCACTGCGTGAAGGACGTGCCCGCGGACCGGCCGCTGCCCGCCGGGACGGTGTTCGCGGCGTTCCTGAAGCGGGACGACATCCGCGATGCCCTCGTCCACCCGGGCGGGCTGACTCTGGACGAGCTCCCGCCGGGTACCCGGATCGGCACCTCCGCGGTCCGCCGGGTCGCCCAGCTGGCGGCCACCCACCCGCACCTGGAGTGCGTGCCCTTCCGGGGCAACGTCAACCGGCGGCTGGAGAAGCTGGCCGCCGGTGAGGCCGACGCACTGCTGGTGGCGATGTCGGGGCTGGAGCGGATCGGCCGCACGGACGTGCTCACCGAGGTGCTGGACCCGGAGACGATGATGCCGCCCATCGGCGCGGGCATCCTCGCCCTGCAGTGCCGGGAGGGCGACGCCGACCTGATCGACGCGGTGAGCGGGCTCGGTGACCCGGCCACCCACCGGGAGGCCACCGCCGAGCGGATGTTCCTGCACGTGCTGCAGGGCCACTGCAACAGCCCGATCGCCGGCTACGCCCGGGTCGACGGCGGCGGCGAACTGTCGCTGCGCGCCTGTGTGTTCACCCCGGACGGCAAGACCCGGCTGAACGCCCACGAGTGGGCGGGCCGCCTCGACCCGGCCACCCTCGGCACGTCGGTCGCGGTGGCGCTGCTGCGGCAGGGGGCACGGGAGATCATCGACGGTATCCCGCACTAGGCACTCCGCCGGATGGGGCCGGTTGTGTCGTCGTTCGGCTGCGGTGCCGTGGTGGCCGGTCGCGCGGTTCCCCGCGCCCCTGAGGGGCGCGTTGTCCTCAGGAGGTAGTGGGGCCGGGCTCTGTCTGGTCCTTGAGGAAGGCTGTCACCTGGTGGGACAGGCTGCCGGCGGACGGGCAGGCCGTGGCGGTGGTCGTCTCCAGGACCCCGATGCCGCCCGCCCAGAGCCGGCGTTCGGTCCACTCCTCGTCGACGCGCAGGTGGACCTGGATGTCCACCTGGGTCAGGGCGGCCTCCGGGGCCGCGGCGTAGAGGACGGCGGTCGCCCGGCGCAGCGGGTAGACGTCGAAGCCCTCGATGAACTGGGAGTTGCGCCAGTCGATGAACGCGCCCTCGCCGTCGGGACCGACCCGGACGTCGATCTGGCCGTCCTCCAGTTGCACGCCGAAGGGACCGGAGCCGCGGTTCTCGATGGTCACCCGGGCACTGAAGTACGTCAGCCCGGCCGCGGCGTCGTCCCGGCCGCGCGGCGGCTCGGACTCCTCCAGGCGGTGGACGCGGACCCGCAGACCGGCATGCTCGTCGTACTCGTGCCAGTCCCCGACCACGTTCGGCTCGTACACAGTGCCCCTCTCGACCCCCGCTGTTTATCTGTGTGCTCAGCGCACTGTCAAATGAGTGGAATGCGCTGTGGCCAGGGGGTTCGCCCGCTTTGATCGCTGATCAAGCGTTGCGCAGCGGTTATCCCGCCCCGGGGGTCCGGGGCGGGTCGCGGGCGCGTGCCGCACATCACGTCGGTGCCTCCCCGGCGCCCTGGCCGGCTCATCGGGCCAGGCGGCCGAGCAGCGAGGAGGCCGCGGCGACGCCGAGGGCGGCGGCGACCGCCAGCACGGCGAAGTCGAGGCCG
Coding sequences within:
- the hemC gene encoding hydroxymethylbilane synthase, with the protein product MSVPELIRIVSRDSPMALAQVARVRAELAALYPQVRTEVVPVKTTGDKWLGALSLVEGKGAFTKEVDAALLAGAADLAVHCVKDVPADRPLPAGTVFAAFLKRDDIRDALVHPGGLTLDELPPGTRIGTSAVRRVAQLAATHPHLECVPFRGNVNRRLEKLAAGEADALLVAMSGLERIGRTDVLTEVLDPETMMPPIGAGILALQCREGDADLIDAVSGLGDPATHREATAERMFLHVLQGHCNSPIAGYARVDGGGELSLRACVFTPDGKTRLNAHEWAGRLDPATLGTSVAVALLRQGAREIIDGIPH